From the Chloroflexus aurantiacus J-10-fl genome, one window contains:
- a CDS encoding DUF2231 domain-containing protein translates to MYALHPATVHIPIGLLLASSLFTFIALRTGRMQWEQSSFHCLIFGLLGAVIAMVSGLIDAARQVTSPQIAPDDPVIMWINGHAAASLAATLCYGRVWLMRRRQPGLLTDSTQRNAYLGWHVAGIVLLVLGGWLGGRLVFEFNLGRL, encoded by the coding sequence ATGTACGCACTGCATCCGGCTACTGTCCATATTCCAATTGGGCTGCTGCTGGCCAGCAGTCTCTTTACGTTCATTGCCCTGCGCACCGGTCGTATGCAGTGGGAACAGAGTTCGTTCCACTGCCTGATCTTCGGCTTGCTTGGAGCTGTGATTGCTATGGTCAGCGGCCTCATTGATGCAGCACGCCAGGTCACAAGTCCGCAGATCGCACCTGACGATCCGGTCATTATGTGGATCAACGGTCACGCTGCGGCCAGTCTGGCGGCAACCCTGTGTTACGGTCGCGTCTGGCTCATGCGCCGTCGCCAGCCGGGCTTGTTAACCGATTCGACGCAACGCAATGCCTATCTTGGCTGGCATGTCGCCGGAATCGTCCTGCTGGTGCTTGGGGGCTGGCTGGGTGGCCGTCTCGTCTTCGAGTTTAACCTTGGCC
- a CDS encoding YigZ family protein translates to MTSPHYPVPAGTARTELIVRGSRFIAQLFPTPTVDAAREAIAMVRAAMPDATHHCYAYLVGYGQSTIAGMSDDGEPAGSAGRPMMAVLRGADLGDVTVVVTRYFGGTLLGIGGLVRAYSDATRAVLEIVPRTQRVIYQRIIVHLQYSDYTAIRRLLEAHAAVIVEEVFAVDVVITADLPTDHVAVVNHQIGEISAGRARLETAPMV, encoded by the coding sequence ATGACGTCGCCTCACTATCCTGTTCCTGCCGGTACCGCCCGTACCGAATTGATTGTGCGTGGTTCGCGCTTTATTGCTCAGCTCTTCCCTACGCCAACCGTCGATGCTGCACGGGAAGCAATTGCGATGGTGCGCGCAGCAATGCCTGACGCAACACATCACTGCTATGCCTATCTGGTTGGCTATGGGCAGAGTACCATCGCCGGTATGAGTGATGACGGCGAGCCGGCCGGCAGTGCCGGTCGCCCGATGATGGCAGTCTTGCGAGGGGCTGATCTGGGTGATGTTACGGTTGTGGTAACCCGCTATTTTGGCGGAACCTTGCTGGGCATCGGCGGGCTGGTGCGAGCGTACAGTGATGCGACGCGGGCCGTGTTAGAAATCGTACCGCGCACACAACGGGTTATCTATCAGCGGATCATCGTACACTTGCAGTATTCCGATTACACGGCTATTCGCCGCTTACTTGAAGCTCACGCGGCAGTAATTGTCGAAGAAGTATTTGCTGTCGATGTCGTCATTACCGCCGATCTACCGACCGATCACGTGGCTGTCGTCAACCACCAGATCGGCGAGATCAGTGCCGGTCGCGCACGGCTTGAGACAGCGCCTATGGTATAA
- a CDS encoding BTAD domain-containing putative transcriptional regulator: MTELAEQVPSVAVSAPLLPLKITPPPVRSDEMLRPDLQALLAEVRLLPATVVVAPAGYGKTTLLAQWADQLIQTGAQVAWLGLEATDQEPALLLAYLIGAIRRVIPSLGDQASRILQSISSLDRNWPLVAGALLSDIQRELQSLTVLILDDVHLVADGPITADLLGYLLRAAPPHLHIVMASRRPLTFAPLPRLRAEGTLLEVGANDLLLRRHEVVELLQRAGLTLSDEDIDLLLERTGGWMLSVQLAVRTLTRHAPSQRRSYLQGLVTNQHDLFEYLASEVLSELPEPLVDRLICAALLGQVNPALLDEALNVRDSAQLIEQAIAFGLPITVDSGSTNGERVFRFHPLWQRLLANRALTRFNRVFVRELHERFGEVLARHDQIEAALRHLAMAENPTAIARALREHAWPLIDTLQRESLRNWIERLPPEVRDRDPELLHMYGWSLFNTDRERALQLIGEAAEAYRRSGLPAQELRALRDMTVLLFWADTPARFNLVCRQVIDAAGRANDTWSRGAALIGLMALLYSRGRFRAALRVARWVDRRPLSVLWQWLLAVLRASIYIQQGYPTEALSAIRAALELPRIDRNDLLRQSLLLLQAMALYQQGKRDDALSLAQESYTRLNDYAPGSVLVGNAALILTLLLIEHEQFEVAATYLQRVRQIAGHLDDHFLTTRARIVEIYALFRSTRSAAATAQALTLLRQLQAKGENVERSVAGNNTVLFSQELWMQSLLLIVLGEGGEPQRALELANELVTQMAQRNDGLFRALVHIYRAYLVAQQRPDDPAIATDLATACAICDRTGVESLPFLPQTVMNWAITAALRIGLSSRAMIAALRQFDTTTLSVILMPLLEETFPLAVRLRSINLVGELGLVNAYGTLRGLLKERSPQVRAAASEALERLVYRPPYRLVIRALGNFQVLRGDQEIRDRDWRSVKARHLLQLLLIERGRMLPREQIMDMLWPGLDSESASNNLRVTVSRLIKALEPDRPEGAPTYYLLQQGDTYGFNVESDHSYDVARFVQVVEQGRRDLQLKRINEARKAFQEAVNLYNGPFLPDSLYEDWSVVERERLELLFIEAALGLGHFL, encoded by the coding sequence ATGACCGAACTGGCCGAACAGGTGCCATCGGTTGCGGTAAGCGCCCCCCTATTACCTCTGAAAATCACGCCGCCACCGGTGCGGTCTGATGAGATGCTGCGTCCCGATTTGCAGGCGCTGTTGGCTGAAGTTCGTCTGCTGCCGGCAACAGTGGTTGTCGCGCCGGCCGGCTATGGCAAGACAACACTCCTCGCCCAATGGGCCGATCAACTAATCCAGACCGGGGCGCAGGTCGCCTGGCTCGGTTTAGAGGCCACCGATCAAGAACCGGCGTTGCTGCTGGCATATCTCATTGGGGCAATACGGCGGGTCATACCTTCACTAGGCGATCAGGCATCACGAATCTTGCAGAGTATCTCAAGCCTGGATCGGAACTGGCCGCTGGTAGCAGGTGCATTGCTCAGCGATATTCAACGCGAATTACAATCACTGACTGTCCTGATCCTGGATGATGTACATCTGGTGGCTGATGGGCCGATCACTGCCGATTTGCTGGGCTATCTGCTCAGAGCAGCACCACCACATCTTCACATTGTGATGGCTTCACGCCGCCCCCTCACCTTTGCTCCCCTACCTCGCCTTCGCGCTGAGGGGACATTGCTTGAAGTTGGGGCAAATGATCTCTTGCTACGGCGTCACGAAGTTGTTGAATTATTACAGCGAGCCGGGTTAACTCTTTCTGATGAAGATATTGATCTCCTGCTCGAACGGACTGGTGGGTGGATGCTTAGTGTGCAGCTCGCCGTCCGCACACTTACCCGCCACGCCCCTTCCCAGCGCCGCAGCTATTTACAGGGATTGGTGACGAATCAGCACGATCTGTTCGAGTATCTGGCATCCGAGGTCTTGTCCGAGTTGCCTGAACCATTAGTTGATCGTCTGATTTGCGCAGCACTGCTGGGGCAGGTCAATCCGGCATTGCTCGATGAGGCCCTGAATGTCAGAGATAGCGCCCAATTAATCGAGCAGGCGATTGCTTTCGGGTTACCGATTACTGTTGACTCCGGCAGCACCAATGGCGAGCGTGTTTTCCGTTTTCATCCGCTCTGGCAGCGGTTGCTGGCCAACCGGGCATTGACCCGTTTCAATCGCGTCTTTGTGCGCGAACTTCACGAACGATTCGGTGAAGTGCTGGCCCGCCATGATCAGATCGAAGCCGCATTGCGTCATCTGGCGATGGCCGAGAATCCGACTGCGATTGCCCGTGCGTTGCGTGAACATGCCTGGCCGTTGATCGATACGTTGCAGCGCGAGAGTCTGCGTAACTGGATCGAACGTTTGCCACCAGAAGTACGTGATCGAGACCCCGAACTACTCCATATGTACGGCTGGAGTCTCTTTAACACTGATCGGGAACGGGCGTTGCAACTGATCGGTGAAGCGGCTGAAGCCTACCGCCGCAGCGGCCTACCAGCTCAGGAGTTGCGTGCGCTGCGTGATATGACGGTGCTCCTCTTTTGGGCTGATACACCAGCTCGCTTTAATCTGGTGTGTCGGCAGGTCATCGATGCAGCGGGGCGTGCCAACGACACCTGGTCACGAGGTGCAGCCCTGATCGGCCTGATGGCGCTGCTTTACAGTCGTGGTCGCTTCCGGGCAGCGCTGCGCGTGGCACGTTGGGTTGATCGCCGACCGTTGAGTGTGTTGTGGCAATGGCTACTGGCTGTTTTACGTGCGTCCATCTACATCCAGCAAGGGTATCCCACCGAAGCACTATCAGCAATTCGCGCAGCGCTGGAATTACCGCGTATAGACCGTAACGATCTGCTACGCCAGTCACTGCTGCTCTTGCAGGCGATGGCGTTGTATCAACAGGGAAAGCGTGATGATGCGCTTAGTCTCGCTCAAGAGAGTTATACCCGCTTGAATGATTATGCACCCGGCAGTGTGCTGGTCGGTAATGCAGCCTTGATACTCACCCTGCTGTTGATTGAACACGAACAGTTTGAGGTAGCCGCGACCTATCTCCAGCGAGTACGCCAGATAGCCGGACATCTCGATGATCATTTTCTGACGACACGCGCCCGTATTGTTGAGATCTATGCCCTGTTTCGCAGTACCCGCTCAGCAGCCGCTACAGCGCAGGCACTGACATTATTGCGTCAGCTCCAGGCGAAGGGAGAAAACGTTGAACGATCAGTAGCCGGCAATAACACCGTTCTCTTCTCGCAAGAGCTTTGGATGCAGAGTCTGCTGCTGATTGTGTTAGGAGAAGGTGGTGAGCCGCAACGTGCGCTCGAACTGGCCAATGAGCTTGTTACGCAGATGGCACAACGAAACGATGGTCTGTTCCGGGCGCTTGTTCATATATATCGCGCCTACCTCGTTGCCCAGCAGCGACCTGATGATCCTGCAATTGCCACCGATCTGGCGACGGCATGTGCCATTTGTGATCGCACAGGGGTTGAGTCGCTGCCGTTCCTCCCGCAAACGGTTATGAACTGGGCGATCACTGCGGCGCTTCGGATCGGGTTGTCAAGTCGGGCAATGATCGCTGCCCTTCGCCAATTCGATACGACAACGCTGAGTGTCATATTGATGCCACTGCTGGAAGAGACATTTCCATTAGCGGTGCGCCTGCGGAGTATCAATCTCGTCGGTGAACTGGGCCTGGTCAATGCGTATGGTACCCTTCGCGGCTTACTGAAAGAACGTTCACCACAGGTACGCGCAGCAGCGAGCGAGGCGCTGGAGCGCCTGGTCTATCGTCCCCCTTATCGCCTGGTGATCCGCGCATTGGGTAATTTCCAGGTATTGCGCGGCGACCAGGAGATTCGTGATCGTGACTGGCGCAGTGTGAAAGCTCGCCATCTGCTACAGTTGCTGCTGATCGAACGGGGGCGCATGCTACCCCGTGAGCAGATTATGGATATGCTCTGGCCGGGCCTTGACAGCGAGTCGGCGTCGAACAATCTGCGGGTAACAGTGAGTCGGCTGATTAAGGCCCTGGAACCGGATCGACCAGAAGGTGCGCCAACGTATTACCTGCTCCAACAAGGCGATACGTATGGGTTCAACGTCGAGAGTGACCATTCGTATGATGTAGCCAGATTCGTGCAGGTTGTCGAACAGGGCCGACGTGACCTGCAACTCAAACGCATTAATGAGGCACGCAAGGCATTTCAAGAGGCGGTCAACCTGTACAATGGCCCATTCTTACCGGATAGTCTGTACGAAGACTGGTCAGTTGTGGAACGTGAACGGCTGGAATTGCTGTTTATCGAAGCGGCACTCGGCCTGGGTCATTTTCTTTGA
- a CDS encoding bacterial transcriptional activator domain-containing protein, which produces MNGWNCCLSKRHSAWVIFFDEGQFHEAIKLGWRVLEYDKAQEEAYQLLIKAYHAIGERSTAIRLYQRCVTALREELGVEPLPETVALFELVRGKRAS; this is translated from the coding sequence GTGAACGGCTGGAATTGCTGTTTATCGAAGCGGCACTCGGCCTGGGTCATTTTCTTTGATGAAGGTCAGTTTCACGAGGCGATTAAGCTGGGCTGGCGGGTGCTGGAATACGACAAGGCGCAAGAAGAGGCGTATCAGTTACTGATTAAGGCGTACCATGCTATCGGAGAGCGCAGTACGGCGATTCGCCTCTATCAACGCTGCGTTACCGCACTGCGCGAAGAATTGGGGGTTGAGCCATTACCAGAAACGGTCGCTTTGTTTGAGCTGGTGCGCGGTAAGCGTGCTTCATAA
- the leuB gene encoding 3-isopropylmalate dehydrogenase produces the protein MQAVIAVLPGDGIGPEVVAEGVKVLQAIARRFGHQFTFHEALIGGCAIDATGEPLPAATITLCQSADAVLLGAVGGPKWDDPQARVRPEQGLLGIRKALGLFANLRPVRIYPQLINASPIRPERLQGVDLIVVRELTGGIYFGEKRRERTADGEWASDLCIYTEEEIVRVVRVAARLARQRRGKVTLVDKANVLETSRLWRSITTRLMQTEFPDLQFETMLVDACAMHLIRRPADFDVIVTENMFGDILTDEASMLAGSMGMLPSASLADGRLGLYEPIHGSAPDIAGQGKANPLATILSVAMLLRYSLDLPAEADCVEAAVASVIERGIVTADIAVPGQAAYSTAAVGDAVVAAIAA, from the coding sequence GTGCAAGCTGTGATTGCTGTCCTTCCCGGCGATGGAATCGGGCCAGAGGTTGTGGCTGAGGGCGTGAAGGTACTACAGGCGATTGCCAGGCGGTTCGGTCATCAATTCACCTTTCACGAGGCTCTGATCGGTGGGTGCGCGATTGATGCGACAGGAGAGCCACTACCAGCGGCTACGATTACATTATGTCAATCCGCCGATGCGGTGCTGCTCGGTGCAGTAGGCGGGCCGAAATGGGACGATCCGCAAGCCCGTGTGCGCCCAGAGCAGGGATTGTTGGGCATTCGGAAAGCACTCGGCCTGTTTGCCAACCTTCGTCCGGTACGCATCTATCCGCAGTTGATCAACGCCTCGCCGATCCGACCTGAACGGTTGCAGGGAGTTGATCTGATTGTCGTCCGTGAACTGACCGGCGGTATCTACTTCGGCGAGAAACGTCGCGAACGCACTGCCGATGGCGAATGGGCCAGCGACCTCTGCATCTACACCGAGGAAGAGATTGTGCGCGTTGTGCGCGTTGCAGCACGGCTGGCCCGTCAACGACGCGGTAAAGTTACTCTGGTTGATAAGGCCAACGTTTTGGAGACGAGCCGTCTATGGCGGAGTATCACCACACGTCTGATGCAAACCGAGTTCCCCGATCTGCAATTTGAGACCATGCTGGTTGATGCGTGTGCTATGCACCTCATCCGCCGTCCGGCTGATTTCGATGTGATCGTCACCGAGAATATGTTTGGCGACATCCTTACCGATGAAGCCTCGATGCTGGCCGGTTCGATGGGTATGCTCCCATCAGCGTCACTGGCTGATGGTCGGCTGGGTTTGTACGAACCGATCCACGGCTCGGCACCGGACATTGCCGGTCAAGGCAAGGCGAATCCACTGGCAACGATCCTGAGTGTAGCGATGCTCTTGCGCTACTCGCTCGATCTACCCGCCGAAGCCGATTGTGTCGAAGCGGCAGTTGCCTCGGTGATCGAACGGGGAATTGTGACCGCCGATATTGCTGTGCCGGGACAGGCTGCGTACAGTACCGCAGCCGTCGGTGATGCGGTAGTTGCTGCGATTGCCGCTTGA
- a CDS encoding cobalamin B12-binding domain-containing protein — translation MERKIRVLVAKPGLDGHDRGAKVIARALRDAGMEVIYTGLQQTPQMIVEAALQEDVDVIGLSILSGAHMTLLPKVMQLLREQGMTDVLVVAGGIISDEDAEILKREHGIAEVFGPGSSTQAIIDFIRSHVELTRG, via the coding sequence ATGGAGCGAAAGATTCGTGTGTTGGTCGCCAAACCCGGTCTCGACGGTCATGATCGTGGCGCGAAGGTGATTGCCCGGGCCTTACGTGATGCCGGAATGGAAGTGATCTACACCGGCCTTCAGCAAACGCCGCAAATGATTGTTGAAGCGGCATTGCAAGAAGACGTTGACGTGATCGGTCTCTCGATCCTTTCCGGTGCCCACATGACTCTGCTACCAAAAGTCATGCAGTTGCTGCGCGAACAAGGGATGACCGATGTGCTGGTCGTTGCCGGCGGTATCATCTCCGATGAAGACGCCGAGATTCTCAAGCGTGAGCACGGCATTGCCGAGGTGTTCGGCCCCGGTTCGTCAACACAGGCGATCATCGATTTCATTCGTTCTCACGTCGAGTTAACGCGGGGTTGA
- the meaB gene encoding methylmalonyl Co-A mutase-associated GTPase MeaB yields MSEHELVTRLRNGERRALARAISLVEQGGPTARALLAAAYPYGSAHRVGITGPPGAGKSTLVTALAQEWRKRGVPVGIVAVDPSSPFSGGAVLGDRIRMQALGGDPGVFIRSMASRGRMGGLARATADAVTLIAAAGFPVILIETVGAGQDEVDIAQAADTTIVVEVPGMGDDVQSIKAGMLEIADVFVVNKADRPGVDQTVRQLRTMLNLGAPPVDGWMPPVLTAIATTGEGCAQIVDAVEQHRQHLIASNSQSQRALSAAERELTAAVQELVLERLRGSRWSELVQQIAARQRDPYAAANELLTADVIVRDGEE; encoded by the coding sequence ATGAGTGAACACGAATTGGTGACGCGCCTGCGCAACGGTGAGCGTCGGGCACTGGCGCGTGCCATTTCCCTGGTCGAGCAGGGTGGGCCAACAGCGCGCGCATTACTGGCCGCCGCGTACCCTTACGGCTCCGCTCATCGCGTCGGTATTACCGGCCCGCCAGGCGCCGGCAAATCGACCCTGGTCACTGCACTGGCCCAGGAATGGCGTAAGCGCGGGGTGCCGGTCGGGATTGTCGCTGTCGATCCCTCGTCACCATTCAGCGGCGGTGCCGTACTGGGTGACCGCATCCGAATGCAGGCCCTCGGTGGCGATCCGGGCGTCTTCATCCGCAGTATGGCCAGTCGTGGCCGGATGGGAGGACTGGCACGGGCCACGGCTGATGCAGTCACGCTGATTGCCGCAGCCGGGTTCCCGGTGATATTGATTGAAACCGTCGGCGCCGGTCAGGATGAAGTTGATATTGCGCAAGCCGCTGATACTACCATCGTTGTTGAAGTGCCCGGCATGGGTGATGATGTGCAGAGCATTAAGGCCGGGATGCTCGAAATCGCCGATGTCTTTGTGGTCAACAAGGCAGATCGCCCCGGCGTCGACCAGACGGTGCGTCAGCTCCGCACGATGTTGAACCTCGGTGCACCACCAGTCGATGGCTGGATGCCGCCGGTGCTGACGGCAATTGCTACCACCGGTGAAGGGTGTGCTCAGATCGTTGATGCAGTAGAACAGCACCGTCAACATCTCATCGCGTCGAACAGCCAGTCGCAGCGAGCACTGAGTGCTGCCGAACGAGAACTGACTGCCGCTGTACAAGAACTCGTTCTCGAACGACTACGCGGTTCACGCTGGAGTGAGCTGGTACAGCAGATTGCTGCCCGTCAGCGTGATCCATACGCCGCAGCGAACGAGTTGCTCACAGCCGATGTGATCGTGCGTGATGGGGAAGAGTAG
- a CDS encoding phosphomannomutase/phosphoglucomutase has translation MQVNPTIFKAYDIRGIYPTELNEEVAYLIGRAFVTFLGAETVIVGRDMRTSGPALFDAVTRGIMDQGADVADIGMVSTDQYYFACTQLGFPGMMVTASHNPKQYNGFKMVRRMPYLLSGDEGIQDLRRLVESEAFPTPTRRGQRREYDFKEQFVQKVLSLIDVDAIKPLKVIVDTGNGMVGPILQEVYARLPIQLTGMYLDPDGTLPNHGLDPLMPENRAELQQRVKDEGADIGFAFDGDGDRFFAIDDRGEFISGDFLTAILGRYLLEKEPGAKILYDVRASWAVPDEVRAAGGVPLVERVGHAFIKRRMANEDAIFAGEVSGHYYFKAFAFADSGIIPSLYLLEMLSKRGVKMSELLGRLESRYFISGEINSRVSDVAAKLNEIAERYSDGKIERIDGVSVSYDTWHFNVRGSNTEPLIRLNLESIASREEMEAKRDEVLAVIRS, from the coding sequence GTGCAGGTTAATCCAACCATTTTCAAAGCCTACGATATTCGTGGCATTTATCCGACCGAGCTTAACGAAGAGGTCGCCTATTTGATTGGTCGGGCGTTCGTCACTTTTCTCGGTGCCGAAACGGTGATTGTTGGCCGGGATATGCGCACATCAGGGCCAGCCCTGTTCGACGCCGTCACCCGTGGGATTATGGATCAGGGTGCCGATGTGGCCGATATTGGCATGGTCAGCACCGATCAGTACTACTTTGCCTGTACGCAACTTGGCTTCCCCGGTATGATGGTGACGGCATCACACAACCCCAAACAGTACAATGGCTTCAAGATGGTGCGCCGGATGCCGTACCTCTTGTCGGGTGATGAGGGTATTCAGGATTTGCGCCGGTTAGTCGAGAGTGAAGCCTTTCCGACCCCAACCCGCCGTGGTCAGCGCCGGGAGTACGACTTCAAAGAGCAATTCGTGCAGAAGGTGCTCTCGTTGATTGATGTAGACGCTATCAAGCCGCTGAAAGTGATTGTTGACACCGGTAACGGGATGGTAGGGCCGATTTTGCAGGAGGTGTATGCCCGCTTACCGATCCAATTGACCGGGATGTACCTCGATCCCGATGGTACGCTGCCCAATCACGGGCTTGATCCGCTGATGCCGGAAAACCGCGCCGAATTGCAACAGCGTGTGAAAGATGAGGGAGCCGACATCGGCTTCGCATTCGACGGTGACGGTGATCGTTTCTTCGCGATTGATGATCGCGGTGAGTTTATTTCCGGTGATTTTCTCACGGCAATTCTGGGGCGTTACCTGCTTGAGAAAGAACCAGGCGCAAAGATTCTCTACGACGTGCGGGCATCGTGGGCGGTACCCGATGAGGTGCGTGCTGCCGGTGGTGTTCCGCTGGTCGAACGGGTCGGTCACGCCTTCATCAAGCGCCGCATGGCCAATGAAGACGCAATCTTTGCCGGTGAAGTCTCCGGACATTACTACTTCAAAGCCTTCGCGTTCGCCGACTCAGGCATCATTCCATCACTCTACCTGCTCGAAATGCTCTCGAAGCGCGGGGTCAAGATGAGCGAACTGCTCGGTCGGCTGGAGTCGCGCTACTTCATTTCGGGTGAAATCAACTCACGGGTCAGCGATGTAGCCGCCAAGCTCAATGAGATTGCCGAACGCTACAGTGATGGCAAAATCGAACGAATTGACGGCGTTTCGGTGAGTTACGATACCTGGCACTTTAATGTGCGCGGGTCGAATACCGAACCGCTGATCCGGCTCAATCTCGAATCGATTGCCTCACGCGAAGAGATGGAGGCAAAACGCGATGAGGTGCTGGCCGTCATTCGTTCGTGA
- a CDS encoding ATP-grasp domain-containing protein, which translates to MSVKKIGILVGREWSWPPAYIEEVNRRNAGVRAEFIKLGGTRMAEFCDYDVIIDRISHEIPYYRTFLKTAALSGTRIVNNPFWWSADDKFFGASLATALGIPHPRTVALPSHSYIEGIVEESLRNLQYPIPWKEHVDYVGGFPVILKPAWGGGFKKVYKVHSYEELWRAYNETGIECMMLQEYIAWEKYVRCIVIGRRHIMTIKFDANAPWPHRYFRDDNYLTPEEGLQVVEGALKLNQALGYDMNTVEFAIRNGVAYAIDFTNPAPDFDVNSLTPHYFDWVVRTMADFTIELALQGRAKPEEFAWHRLLNGPMAPATSPSAPVTTDSANNDPPAAEASATPKRRRTTRKKTAEEPS; encoded by the coding sequence GTGAGTGTAAAAAAGATCGGCATTCTCGTCGGTCGTGAGTGGTCGTGGCCACCGGCATACATCGAAGAGGTCAATCGACGTAACGCCGGGGTACGGGCTGAGTTCATCAAGTTGGGTGGAACCCGCATGGCTGAATTCTGCGATTACGACGTAATCATCGACCGCATCAGCCATGAGATTCCCTACTATCGCACCTTTCTCAAGACAGCAGCACTCAGCGGTACCCGGATTGTCAATAATCCGTTCTGGTGGAGTGCCGACGACAAGTTCTTCGGTGCCTCACTTGCCACCGCTCTCGGCATTCCCCATCCGCGCACAGTAGCCTTGCCTTCGCACTCCTACATCGAAGGCATCGTCGAGGAGTCGCTGCGCAATCTGCAATACCCCATTCCGTGGAAAGAGCACGTCGACTATGTTGGCGGCTTTCCGGTGATTCTCAAACCAGCCTGGGGTGGTGGGTTCAAAAAGGTGTACAAAGTCCATTCGTATGAGGAGCTGTGGCGGGCGTACAACGAGACCGGCATCGAGTGCATGATGCTGCAAGAGTACATCGCCTGGGAGAAGTATGTGCGCTGTATTGTGATCGGTCGCCGCCATATCATGACGATCAAGTTCGACGCCAATGCACCCTGGCCGCACCGCTATTTCCGTGATGACAATTACCTCACGCCTGAGGAGGGGCTTCAGGTGGTCGAAGGTGCGCTCAAGTTGAACCAGGCCCTTGGCTACGACATGAACACGGTTGAGTTCGCCATCCGTAACGGTGTGGCTTATGCTATCGACTTCACGAATCCAGCGCCCGATTTTGATGTCAACTCACTAACGCCCCACTACTTCGACTGGGTGGTGCGCACAATGGCCGATTTCACTATCGAGCTGGCCTTGCAGGGACGAGCCAAACCGGAAGAGTTTGCCTGGCATCGCCTCCTCAACGGCCCGATGGCACCGGCCACCAGCCCCTCGGCACCGGTAACAACCGACTCGGCCAACAACGACCCACCGGCTGCAGAAGCATCAGCTACGCCCAAACGGCGGCGCACGACACGGAAGAAGACAGCCGAAGAGCCATCATAA
- a CDS encoding helical backbone metal receptor: MLVYDALGREIELAGTPQRIVSLVPSVTEWLFSVGAGERVIGITDYCIEPAAALQHLPRLRGTKNPDRAAIIALQPDLIIAEQEENRERDVQALTAAGLAVYVTAIRSVADAMTQLAALAEVLDVTDGAAPITQAIEQTVTAPPPPSRRVLALIWRDPWMAIGRDTYAGDLLRLSGGFNVAATLPGRYPRAALADFLALDPDIILLPNEPYPFSERDLPAFNAVAYRGRIVLCDGMALTWPGPRTATAITTFRRILEQTT; this comes from the coding sequence ATGCTGGTCTACGACGCGCTTGGCCGGGAGATCGAGCTGGCAGGAACACCACAACGAATCGTGTCGCTTGTGCCGAGTGTAACTGAGTGGTTGTTCAGCGTTGGTGCCGGCGAGCGCGTGATTGGCATCACCGACTACTGTATCGAACCGGCGGCAGCACTCCAGCATCTACCCCGGCTCCGCGGCACCAAAAATCCTGATCGAGCGGCAATCATTGCGCTTCAGCCCGATCTGATCATCGCCGAACAGGAAGAAAACCGGGAACGCGATGTACAGGCACTGACAGCAGCCGGCCTGGCAGTGTATGTCACCGCAATTCGGAGTGTCGCCGACGCAATGACGCAACTGGCGGCGCTGGCCGAGGTGCTGGACGTAACAGATGGTGCTGCACCGATCACTCAGGCCATCGAACAGACAGTGACTGCACCGCCACCTCCCTCCCGACGAGTCCTGGCCCTGATCTGGCGCGATCCGTGGATGGCTATCGGGCGCGACACCTACGCCGGTGACTTGCTTCGCCTGAGCGGTGGGTTCAACGTCGCGGCCACGTTACCCGGACGCTATCCACGGGCAGCGCTGGCCGACTTTCTGGCCCTCGATCCCGACATTATCTTGTTGCCCAATGAACCATACCCGTTCAGCGAACGCGACCTGCCGGCATTCAACGCCGTAGCATATCGTGGCCGGATCGTGCTGTGTGATGGGATGGCGTTGACCTGGCCCGGCCCACGCACAGCCACTGCCATCACAACATTTCGGCGCATTCTGGAGCAGACTACATGA